The following are from one region of the Sandaracinus amylolyticus genome:
- the glgB gene encoding 1,4-alpha-glucan branching protein GlgB produces MAADFPSLLTDDDLHWFNEGTHARLYEKLGAHPGVVDGVSGTFFAVWAPDAERVSLVGDWNGWDPASHRMRARGSSGIWETFAPGIGKGALYKFHIESRHGGYRVDKADPFGFLHESPPSTASIVWDLHHRWEDHDWMNARTRENALDAPMSIYEVHLGSWARVPEEGDRMLGYREIAPRLADYVIEHGYTHVELMPVMEHPFRGSWGYQVTGYFAPTHRQGKPEDFMYLVDHLHQRGIGVILDWVPAHFPTDEHGLGYFDGTHLFEHADPKKGFHPDWRSFIFNYGRLEVRSFLLSSAMFWLDRYHADGLRVDGVASMLYLDYSRSEGEWIPNPHGGRDNVEAISFLKQLNEHAYREHPGVQTIAEESTAWPMVSRPTFVGGLGFGLKWDMGWMHDSLRYLSHDPVHRRWHHNEITFRALYAFNENFVLPLSHDEVVHGKGSLLNKMPGDRWQKFANLRLLFGWQHAQPGKKLLFMGGDFGQWREWDHDTSLDWHLAEEPPHAGLRKLVADLNGLYRSEPALYRFDCEPRGFQWIDGSDAEHSVVSFLRLGDEHEAQVLCAFNFTPVVRYGYGLGVPRGGRWVEVLNTDAEIYGGSGVGNLGGVEAQPGGLHGMSHHIELTLPPLACVMLRGPTS; encoded by the coding sequence ATGGCCGCGGACTTCCCCTCGTTGCTCACCGACGACGATCTCCACTGGTTCAACGAGGGCACGCACGCGCGCCTCTACGAGAAGCTCGGCGCGCATCCAGGCGTGGTCGACGGCGTCTCGGGGACGTTCTTCGCGGTGTGGGCGCCCGATGCCGAGCGCGTCTCGCTCGTCGGCGACTGGAACGGGTGGGATCCCGCGTCGCACCGGATGCGCGCCCGCGGGAGCTCGGGCATCTGGGAGACGTTCGCGCCCGGCATCGGCAAGGGCGCGCTCTACAAGTTCCACATCGAATCGCGCCACGGCGGTTATCGCGTCGACAAGGCCGATCCCTTCGGCTTCCTCCACGAGTCACCGCCGAGCACCGCGTCGATCGTCTGGGACCTCCACCATCGCTGGGAGGACCACGACTGGATGAACGCGCGGACGCGCGAGAACGCGCTCGACGCGCCGATGTCGATCTACGAGGTGCACCTCGGCAGCTGGGCGCGCGTGCCCGAAGAGGGCGATCGCATGCTCGGCTATCGCGAGATCGCGCCGCGCCTCGCCGACTACGTGATCGAGCACGGCTACACCCACGTCGAGCTGATGCCCGTGATGGAGCATCCGTTCCGCGGCTCGTGGGGCTATCAGGTCACCGGCTACTTCGCGCCCACGCATCGCCAGGGGAAGCCCGAGGACTTCATGTACCTCGTGGATCACCTGCACCAGCGCGGCATCGGCGTGATCCTCGACTGGGTCCCCGCGCACTTCCCGACCGACGAGCACGGCCTCGGCTACTTCGACGGCACGCACCTCTTCGAGCACGCCGATCCCAAGAAGGGGTTCCACCCCGACTGGCGCTCCTTCATCTTCAACTACGGCCGGCTCGAGGTGCGCTCGTTCCTGCTCTCGAGCGCGATGTTCTGGCTCGACCGCTATCACGCCGACGGGCTGCGCGTGGATGGCGTCGCGTCGATGCTCTACCTCGACTACTCGAGGTCCGAGGGCGAGTGGATCCCGAACCCGCACGGCGGGCGCGACAACGTCGAGGCGATCTCGTTCCTCAAGCAGCTCAACGAGCACGCCTATCGCGAGCACCCGGGCGTGCAGACGATCGCCGAGGAGTCGACCGCGTGGCCGATGGTGTCGCGCCCGACGTTCGTCGGTGGCCTCGGCTTCGGGCTCAAGTGGGACATGGGGTGGATGCACGACTCGCTGCGCTACCTCTCGCACGATCCGGTGCACCGCCGCTGGCACCACAACGAGATCACGTTCCGCGCGCTCTACGCGTTCAACGAGAACTTCGTGCTCCCGCTGAGCCACGACGAGGTCGTGCACGGCAAGGGCTCGCTCCTGAACAAGATGCCGGGCGATCGCTGGCAGAAGTTCGCGAACCTGCGCCTGCTCTTCGGATGGCAGCACGCGCAGCCGGGCAAGAAGCTGCTCTTCATGGGCGGCGACTTCGGCCAGTGGCGCGAGTGGGATCACGACACGAGCCTCGACTGGCACCTCGCGGAAGAGCCGCCGCACGCCGGGCTGCGCAAGCTCGTCGCGGATCTGAACGGGCTCTATCGCAGCGAGCCCGCGCTCTACCGCTTCGACTGCGAGCCGCGCGGCTTCCAGTGGATCGACGGGAGCGACGCCGAGCACAGCGTCGTGTCGTTCCTGCGGCTCGGCGACGAGCACGAGGCGCAGGTGCTCTGCGCGTTCAACTTCACGCCGGTGGTCCGCTACGGGTACGGTCTCGGAGTGCCGCGGGGCGGACGCTGGGTCGAGGTGCTGAACACCGACGCCGAGATCTACGGCGGGAGCGGCGTGGGCAACCTCGGCGGCGTCGAGGCGCAGCCCGGCGGGCTGCACGGGATGTCGCACCACATCGAGCTCACGCTGCCGCCGCTCGCGTGCGTGATGCTCCGAGGACCGACGTCTTGA
- a CDS encoding DUF3536 domain-containing protein: protein MSGPKYICIHGHFYQPPRENPWLEAVERQDSAYPFHDWNERVFAECYGPNAAARILDAHGRIERIVNNYASISFNFGPTLLSWMEQAQPEVYDAVLAADRRARELRGGHGSAMAQVYGHVILPLANERDKRTQVIWGVRDFERRFGRAPRGMWLSETAADVASLEALAEQGVRFTVLAPNQCRRVRAKGSTTWLDVSGARVDTRRAYEVALPSGRSIAVFFYDGPTSRAVAFERLLDDGKGFARRLASVLDDRQEPQLVHIATDGESYGHHHRFGEMALAYALQTLERDPDVRLTTYEEFLDRHPPEWQAEIVPNTSWSCAHGVERWRADCGCKTGGPPQWSQAWRAPLRAAFDWLRDQLVEVYERETFGLLRDPWAARDDYVDVVLDRSEPALRRFFGRHGAPRPEGGLSPREVVRALELLEMQRHAMLMYTSCAWFFDDLGGLETVQCILYAARAVQLATEIAGDKFEAGFLARLARARSNRPELGDGERIYVERVRPAMVDLRKVGAHFAASSLFEEYRARERVFGFEVDVIDREEARAGQARMSIGRMEVRSRVTQASEDLEYAVVHLGDHNLSGGVRAWQGETAHASLHNTLRAAFGRADIAEVLRALERSFPNATYTLRTLFRDEQKKILDEVLASTLEGVERDYEQIYAQFAPLMRYVASLGQPVPKALHQAAEYTLTARLRRELERGAEVDLEGAGALLQEARDAGIVVQRDELGLAAQASLEELLCDLQRDPDDRELLERIRAIAAFAGEAELRYAPAVAQNRFYAMRETVYVARKRALGPDQRPENDAWLRAFAELGAQLGVRVDG from the coding sequence ATGAGCGGTCCGAAGTACATCTGCATCCACGGGCACTTCTACCAGCCGCCGCGCGAGAATCCGTGGCTCGAGGCGGTGGAGCGCCAGGACTCGGCGTACCCGTTCCACGACTGGAACGAGCGCGTGTTCGCGGAGTGCTACGGGCCCAACGCCGCGGCGCGCATCCTCGACGCGCACGGGCGCATCGAGCGCATCGTCAACAACTACGCGTCGATCTCGTTCAACTTCGGCCCGACGCTGCTCTCGTGGATGGAGCAGGCGCAGCCCGAGGTCTACGACGCGGTGCTCGCCGCGGATCGTCGGGCGCGCGAGCTGCGCGGCGGACACGGCTCCGCGATGGCCCAGGTCTACGGCCACGTGATCCTCCCGCTCGCGAACGAGCGCGACAAGCGCACCCAGGTGATCTGGGGCGTGCGCGACTTCGAGCGCCGCTTCGGGCGCGCGCCGCGCGGCATGTGGCTGAGCGAGACCGCGGCGGACGTCGCGAGCCTCGAGGCGCTCGCCGAGCAGGGCGTGCGCTTCACGGTGCTCGCGCCGAACCAGTGCCGTCGCGTGCGCGCGAAGGGATCGACGACCTGGCTCGACGTGAGCGGCGCGCGCGTCGACACACGTCGCGCCTACGAGGTCGCGCTGCCGAGCGGGCGATCGATCGCGGTCTTCTTCTACGACGGGCCGACGTCGCGCGCGGTCGCGTTCGAGCGCCTGCTCGACGACGGCAAGGGCTTCGCGCGGCGGCTCGCGTCGGTGCTCGACGATCGCCAGGAGCCGCAGCTCGTCCACATCGCGACCGACGGCGAGAGCTACGGGCACCACCATCGCTTCGGCGAGATGGCGCTCGCCTACGCGCTCCAGACGCTCGAGCGCGATCCCGACGTCCGCCTCACGACGTACGAGGAGTTCCTCGATCGCCATCCGCCCGAGTGGCAGGCCGAGATCGTCCCCAACACGTCGTGGAGCTGCGCGCACGGCGTCGAGCGATGGCGCGCCGACTGCGGGTGCAAGACCGGCGGTCCGCCGCAGTGGAGCCAGGCGTGGCGCGCGCCGCTGCGCGCGGCGTTCGACTGGCTGCGCGATCAGCTCGTCGAGGTCTACGAGCGCGAGACGTTCGGCCTGCTGCGCGATCCCTGGGCCGCGCGCGACGACTACGTCGACGTGGTGCTCGATCGCAGCGAGCCCGCGCTGCGCCGCTTCTTCGGACGACACGGCGCACCGCGGCCCGAAGGCGGGCTCTCGCCGCGCGAGGTGGTGCGCGCGCTCGAGCTGCTCGAGATGCAGCGCCACGCGATGCTCATGTACACGAGCTGCGCGTGGTTCTTCGACGATCTCGGCGGGCTCGAGACCGTGCAGTGCATCCTCTACGCAGCGCGCGCGGTGCAGCTCGCGACGGAGATCGCGGGCGACAAGTTCGAGGCAGGCTTCCTCGCGCGGCTCGCGCGTGCGCGCAGCAATCGCCCCGAGCTCGGCGATGGCGAGCGCATCTACGTCGAGCGGGTACGCCCCGCGATGGTCGATCTGCGCAAGGTCGGCGCGCACTTCGCAGCGAGCTCGCTCTTCGAGGAGTACCGGGCGCGCGAGCGCGTGTTCGGCTTCGAGGTCGACGTGATCGATCGCGAGGAGGCGCGCGCGGGCCAGGCGCGCATGTCGATCGGCCGCATGGAGGTCCGCTCGCGCGTCACGCAGGCGAGCGAGGATCTCGAGTACGCGGTGGTGCACCTCGGCGATCACAACCTCAGCGGCGGCGTGCGCGCGTGGCAGGGCGAGACCGCGCACGCATCGCTGCACAACACGCTGCGCGCGGCGTTCGGTCGCGCCGACATCGCGGAGGTGCTGCGCGCGCTGGAGCGTTCCTTCCCGAACGCGACGTACACGCTGCGCACGCTCTTCCGCGACGAGCAGAAGAAGATCCTCGACGAGGTGCTCGCCTCGACGCTCGAGGGCGTGGAGCGCGACTACGAGCAGATCTACGCGCAGTTCGCGCCGCTGATGCGCTACGTCGCGAGCCTCGGCCAGCCGGTGCCGAAGGCGCTGCATCAGGCCGCCGAGTACACGCTGACCGCGCGGCTGCGGCGCGAGCTCGAGCGCGGCGCGGAGGTCGATCTCGAGGGCGCGGGCGCGCTGCTCCAGGAAGCGCGCGATGCGGGCATCGTGGTGCAGCGCGACGAGCTCGGTCTCGCGGCGCAGGCCTCGCTCGAAGAGCTGCTCTGCGATCTGCAGCGCGACCCCGACGATCGCGAGCTGCTCGAGCGCATCCGCGCGATCGCGGCGTTCGCGGGCGAGGCCGAGCTGCGCTATGCGCCCGCGGTGGCGCAGAACCGTTTCTACGCGATGCGAGAGACCGTGTACGTCGCGCGCAAGCGCGCGCTCGGGCCCGATCAGCGCCCCGAGAACGACGCGTGGCTGCGCGCGTTCGCAGAGCTCGGCGCGCAGCTCGGCGTGAGAGTCGACGGATGA
- the mazG gene encoding nucleoside triphosphate pyrophosphohydrolase gives MSDPKKDDDALRVPAAAPLDAQIGAALPRFVAVMRRLLGPGGCPWDREQTFETMRPFVVEEAHEVVDAIDRGSPDALREELGDLLMQIVFLAELARARGWFGPDDVVDAISDKMIRRHPHVFGDAKASTPAEVLERWERDKAREKGASGEPKGALDGVPVAMPGLLRAVRIGDKAARVGYDWPDAEGARAKITEELAELDEAAASGDATRTEEELGDLLFAIASWSRKKTIDPEAALRGALDRFTHRFREAERIAHDEGRPLAERSADELDALWRRVKARAR, from the coding sequence ATGAGCGATCCGAAGAAGGACGACGACGCGCTGCGCGTGCCCGCGGCGGCGCCGCTCGATGCGCAGATCGGTGCCGCGCTGCCGCGCTTCGTCGCGGTGATGCGGCGCTTGCTCGGTCCCGGTGGGTGCCCGTGGGATCGCGAGCAGACGTTCGAGACGATGCGTCCCTTCGTCGTCGAAGAGGCGCACGAGGTCGTCGACGCGATCGATCGTGGATCGCCGGACGCGCTGCGCGAGGAGCTCGGCGATCTCCTGATGCAGATCGTCTTCCTCGCCGAGCTCGCGCGCGCTCGCGGATGGTTCGGCCCCGACGACGTGGTCGACGCGATCAGCGACAAGATGATCCGCCGTCATCCCCACGTGTTCGGCGACGCGAAGGCATCGACGCCCGCCGAGGTGCTCGAGCGCTGGGAGCGCGACAAGGCGCGCGAGAAGGGCGCATCGGGCGAGCCGAAGGGCGCGCTCGACGGAGTGCCGGTCGCGATGCCCGGGCTGCTGCGCGCGGTGCGCATCGGCGACAAGGCGGCGCGCGTCGGATACGACTGGCCCGACGCCGAGGGCGCGCGCGCGAAGATCACCGAGGAGCTCGCGGAGCTCGACGAGGCCGCGGCATCGGGCGACGCGACGCGCACCGAAGAGGAGCTCGGTGATCTGCTCTTCGCGATCGCGAGCTGGTCGCGCAAGAAGACGATCGATCCCGAGGCCGCGCTGCGCGGCGCGCTCGATCGCTTCACGCATCGGTTCCGTGAGGCCGAGCGCATCGCGCACGACGAAGGGCGACCGCTCGCGGAGCGCAGCGCCGACGAGCTCGATGCGCTCTGGCGTCGCGTGAAGGCCCGCGCGCGCTGA
- a CDS encoding LuxR C-terminal-related transcriptional regulator — MPAYVIRLGPQRIRLYPGVSRVGRDSLCEIQLTDESVSRRHATIRVDEEGAKLSDDASRNGVRVNGEKIRGAHLLHDGDKIRVGTVEMQFEVEDEATDAGLFGAGTRPLPRPGSGEPDPLAALSPREREVLARLARGEAHRDIAEALDVSTKTIETYRARIGEKLGVKGRADLVRLALQAGLLSPDR; from the coding sequence GTGCCCGCGTACGTGATCCGACTCGGTCCGCAGCGCATCCGACTGTACCCGGGCGTCTCGCGCGTCGGGCGCGATTCGCTCTGCGAGATCCAGCTCACCGACGAGTCCGTCTCGCGCCGCCACGCGACGATCCGCGTCGACGAAGAGGGCGCGAAGCTCTCGGACGACGCGAGCCGCAACGGCGTGCGCGTGAACGGTGAGAAGATCCGCGGCGCGCATCTGCTGCACGACGGCGACAAGATCCGCGTCGGCACCGTCGAGATGCAGTTCGAGGTCGAAGACGAAGCGACCGACGCCGGCTTGTTCGGCGCAGGCACGCGACCGCTGCCGCGACCAGGATCGGGCGAGCCCGATCCGCTCGCCGCGCTGAGCCCTCGCGAGCGCGAAGTGCTCGCGCGTCTCGCGCGCGGTGAAGCGCATCGCGACATCGCCGAGGCGCTCGACGTGAGCACGAAGACCATCGAGACCTACCGCGCCCGCATCGGCGAGAAGCTCGGTGTGAAGGGTCGCGCCGATCTCGTGCGACTCGCGCTGCAGGCCGGTCTGCTCTCGCCCGATCGCTGA
- a CDS encoding serine/threonine protein kinase, giving the protein MTSAASDELHEIAIPQPAPAAPPPTVGRYRVCGEIASGGMASVYLGVSEGETSPGAVRAIKRVHPHLARQRAFVEMFVDEARISARIKHPNVCEVLEWGEADGTFYLAMELLAGEPVVTLLRRLKKKPHLLIDPRWHRCVARIVAGACAGLHTAHELKDDEGEPMMIVHRDISPHNLFVTWDGSTKVVDFGVASAKHRLHHTTTGTVKGKFAYMSPEQLQGAKVDRRADVWALGVVLWELLTGRPLFRRTIESETIFAVLKEKVPSFASVRPQAPEALEQIARAALKHDLARRTPTAKVMQDALEAWLASQGGFQPSDVAALLDELMPGERDAYQAWLQKALTGGNTLTPQREAELTAPAPAATGSARVELDDQSMIQRRAQRGRARWIMLGVGVGLLMSIGGGAAAWELARASSRDTAEAPAIATAIPVSAPAPRVHAPAQSAELPVADAPPSETTPEPAPRRAAPTPPAETPRATETPAAPETPAAPTPAATAVRQSAHRAARLAASRAASSPADDDGSGVGSLDVATPGGWAEVWLEGRRLGHTPGRFELPAGRHTLVLRPGGGGEERRAAVRIVGGQLARLRVELGE; this is encoded by the coding sequence ATGACGTCGGCAGCCTCGGACGAGCTCCACGAGATCGCGATCCCGCAACCGGCGCCGGCCGCGCCCCCACCGACCGTCGGTCGCTATCGCGTGTGCGGCGAGATCGCGAGCGGCGGCATGGCGAGCGTGTACCTCGGCGTGTCCGAGGGCGAGACCTCGCCCGGCGCGGTGCGCGCGATCAAGCGCGTGCATCCGCACCTCGCGCGCCAGCGCGCGTTCGTGGAGATGTTCGTCGACGAGGCGCGCATCAGCGCGCGCATCAAGCACCCGAACGTGTGCGAGGTGCTCGAGTGGGGCGAGGCCGACGGCACGTTCTATCTCGCGATGGAGCTGCTCGCGGGCGAGCCCGTCGTGACGCTGCTGCGGCGGCTCAAGAAGAAGCCCCACCTGCTGATCGATCCGCGCTGGCATCGCTGCGTCGCGCGCATCGTCGCGGGCGCGTGCGCCGGGCTCCACACCGCGCACGAGCTGAAGGACGACGAGGGCGAGCCGATGATGATCGTCCATCGCGACATCTCGCCGCACAACCTCTTCGTCACGTGGGACGGATCGACGAAGGTCGTCGACTTCGGCGTCGCGAGCGCGAAGCACCGGCTGCACCACACGACGACCGGCACGGTGAAGGGCAAGTTCGCGTACATGTCCCCGGAGCAGCTCCAGGGGGCCAAGGTCGATCGACGCGCGGACGTGTGGGCGCTCGGTGTCGTGCTCTGGGAGCTGCTCACGGGGCGCCCGCTCTTCCGGCGCACGATCGAGAGCGAGACGATCTTCGCGGTGCTCAAGGAGAAGGTCCCGAGCTTCGCGAGCGTGCGACCGCAGGCGCCCGAGGCGCTCGAGCAGATCGCGCGCGCTGCGCTCAAGCACGATCTCGCGCGACGCACGCCGACCGCGAAGGTGATGCAGGACGCGCTCGAGGCGTGGCTCGCGTCGCAGGGCGGCTTCCAGCCGAGCGACGTGGCGGCGCTGCTCGACGAGCTCATGCCCGGCGAGCGCGACGCGTACCAGGCGTGGCTGCAGAAGGCGCTCACCGGCGGCAACACGCTCACGCCGCAGCGCGAGGCGGAGCTCACCGCGCCTGCGCCCGCCGCCACGGGGAGCGCGCGCGTCGAGCTCGACGATCAGTCGATGATCCAGCGCCGTGCGCAGCGAGGGCGCGCGCGGTGGATCATGCTCGGCGTCGGCGTCGGGCTGCTGATGTCGATCGGTGGTGGCGCCGCAGCGTGGGAGCTCGCCCGCGCATCGAGCCGCGACACCGCCGAAGCGCCCGCGATCGCCACCGCGATCCCCGTGAGCGCGCCCGCGCCGCGCGTTCATGCACCGGCGCAATCCGCCGAGCTCCCGGTCGCCGATGCGCCGCCGAGCGAGACGACGCCGGAGCCCGCACCGCGGCGCGCTGCGCCGACGCCGCCGGCCGAGACTCCGCGTGCGACCGAGACACCCGCCGCGCCCGAGACCCCCGCAGCGCCGACGCCCGCCGCGACCGCGGTCCGACAGAGCGCGCACCGCGCCGCGCGCCTGGCCGCCTCGCGCGCCGCGTCGTCGCCTGCCGACGATGACGGATCGGGCGTGGGATCGCTCGACGTCGCCACGCCCGGCGGTTGGGCCGAGGTGTGGCTCGAGGGCCGTCGCCTCGGTCACACGCCGGGCCGCTTCGAGCTGCCCGCGGGTCGCCACACGCTCGTGCTGCGCCCCGGCGGCGGCGGTGAAGAGCGGCGCGCGGCGGTTCGCATCGTGGGCGGTCAGCTCGCCCGCCTGCGCGTCGAGCTCGGAGAATGA
- a CDS encoding C-type lectin domain-containing protein, with the protein MRATIPLLVAILLAACERTEEVPWEIRSADPSALESAAIIETTVRRGGCEGVLIYRESIAPDRPGPRPQVGRGLHGFAAEVRDAECRPLVRGCIERDLPLRAGERVELVLERVLPTAACAASACVEGTCTDRDAGAVEIDDAGMHDAGVEDAGAPVDQDAGTPDDGGTVDEDGGIEIDAGPLPAECDGTEWSGHCYSFRSTTRDWSTAEAACVAWRGHLASLGGPDEEAFVRGLASGAAYWIGLNDLTVEDIFTWVDGSSSSHRHWGPGEPSGNPQAHCVLDEPTTDGWALRRCRDLQAYVCER; encoded by the coding sequence ATGCGCGCCACGATCCCTCTGCTCGTCGCGATCCTGCTCGCCGCCTGCGAGCGCACCGAGGAAGTACCGTGGGAGATCCGCAGCGCGGATCCCAGTGCGCTCGAGAGCGCCGCGATCATCGAGACCACGGTGCGTCGCGGCGGCTGCGAGGGCGTGCTCATCTATCGCGAGTCGATCGCGCCCGATCGCCCGGGGCCCAGGCCTCAGGTCGGTCGCGGTCTGCACGGGTTCGCCGCGGAGGTGCGCGATGCCGAGTGCCGCCCGCTGGTGCGCGGCTGCATCGAGCGCGATCTCCCGCTGCGCGCGGGCGAGCGCGTGGAGCTCGTGCTCGAGCGTGTGCTGCCGACCGCGGCGTGCGCGGCGAGCGCGTGCGTCGAAGGCACCTGCACCGATCGCGACGCGGGCGCGGTCGAGATCGACGACGCGGGCATGCACGACGCCGGCGTCGAGGACGCGGGCGCGCCAGTCGATCAGGACGCGGGCACGCCCGACGACGGCGGCACGGTCGACGAGGACGGCGGGATCGAGATCGACGCCGGTCCGCTGCCCGCGGAATGCGACGGAACCGAGTGGTCGGGCCACTGCTACAGTTTCCGTAGCACCACTCGCGACTGGTCCACCGCCGAGGCCGCGTGCGTCGCGTGGCGCGGCCACCTCGCGAGCCTCGGCGGGCCCGACGAAGAAGCGTTCGTGCGCGGCCTCGCGAGCGGCGCGGCGTACTGGATCGGCCTCAACGATCTCACCGTCGAGGACATCTTCACGTGGGTCGACGGCAGCTCGTCGTCGCACCGTCACTGGGGGCCCGGCGAGCCCAGCGGGAACCCGCAGGCGCACTGCGTGCTCGACGAGCCGACCACCGACGGGTGGGCGCTGCGGCGCTGCCGCGACCTGCAGGCGTACGTCTGCGAGCGCTGA